The window TCTGAATAATGTGCCCTGCAGAAGGCAAGAATGTGTTGTAATTTAATTATCGTGACTTGGCTTTTATGATCTACACTGTATATATGAGACGGTTTGGAAAGGCTTGTACAGTTTATGCCAGTTGCCATGCGAGACTAattcatactcccttcgttccacaaTGTAGCGCATATATTTTTTTTCtagaagtcaaactttataaattttgaccaagtttgtagagaaaatcatatacatctagaataccaaatacgTGTGCTTAGATACATCACAACACATACTTTCATATTATAtacatttggtattgtagatataaatagttttctctataaacttggtcaaagtttataaagtttgactttgtagaaaatctatatgcgctacattatggaacggagggagtatctgtttATGTCAGTTTATGTCTGAAGGAAAGGCTTGTACAGTTTATGTCAGTTGCTAAGTTAATATATAATTTCTGATCTATCATATCCGTGCTGGTACTGCCATATTTTGCTTGTGCCATTTTAGTCTTCCCCGTCGATTCAAGGGCGAACATGGAGATACAAAACTAGATGGAATACGTATTTCCAAGGTACGTACTTGTCATTGTTTGTTTGGTGAATGACAGATAACCAAAAACCAACGCCTGTTCAGGTTGTAATGTTGCTCTGCACTTGCCTGCTTGTAGCTTGGTGGCCTGTTCATAGTTGATATGGCACAAGTCTTAGCAAACTGTACCACAAGATGGGGTCGAGTGCCCAGCAGATGGTGACAAGGAGCATCTCGAGGGATTCAAGGTCAGCGAGGAAGCGGCTCTCCCGACGCCAGCTAGACCTGATGCACACAATGAGGGGGAACGAGATTGTAACTTTTAGGTGTTCATGTTCGTCGACGTCGGTTGGGTGTCCCGGTGTTGCTGACATGTTCAGAGTTCAAAGGAAATGGCTTGGACAGAACTGCAGGAGGCTCCCCTCTTGCCGCCGTGCTAGAGCAGGGTCGCCGACAATGAAAGTCTTCTGGATGGACGGGGAGGGGGCCGCGTGCCAGCTGGTCGAGGAGCTCATGGTGCCGCCGACCATATCTGCAGTACGTCTCTGCCTACCAAACTGCAACATTTTGTCATTGCAAAGAAAAAAAAGGGTTTTTGACTGAATTTGGTGTTAACTGTATCCTTGCTGATAATTGGAATTATTGTCATGGCAGTCACTTGCGTCGCCTCATCTGCGAAGGTGCCCCTTAGAGTGATCGAGGATTCTCTCGAATTGATGCGGCAAGATAAGAATCCACTGATCTCTGTCTTTTTACCTGTCAACATAATTGATGGGGCAGGATAAGAATCCACTGATCTCTGTATTCCTTAACCTGAGGAATGTTATGTGTTGAAAATGCTCTGAAAAAGAAGCTACGAGCATGTGTGTTTAGCTTGGATTGTTTTCAAGCTTTGTACATACTGTCCCAGAGTTCGTTAAGACCTGACGAGTGGCATCTGTCACACATTGTTGTAGCCAGCGACTGCGCTAATGGATTATATATTGTCGAGCGGAGGAGAAGCTGTTTTCGCCTCGAAGAAAGAAAAGGAGAACTGTTTTTTTAGAGTTTGTGTCCGGCGAGAGGGTTTATGTCCATTTTGCTGACAAACTGATCTGTCTGCATATTGATTGATGGTACCATCTCCATTTCTGATCGAGGCTCATGATTCTTTTTGGAAGTAAAAAGTATTGTACCTTGTAAGAAGAAGCTCATGATTTTTTTCCCTTTTCCGTATTCAGgtttttgccttttcttttctaTTGTTTTATTTATAAATCTATCTTTTTatcatgaatttttttcaaacaTGGTGAACGTTTTTTCAATATACCCTGAATATTATTTTATATACTGTGAACATTTCTTAAATATCAAATGAACAATTTTTAAACACACGATGAGCATTTTACAAACACACACTggacatttttttaaatacatagTTAAATTTCTTTCAAaataatttttttaatttatttaataTTTTAAAGTTATATTGATAGTTTTTTGTTTCATACACGTTTTCCGCACTTATTTAACCGATTAATGAATATATAATTTTTCTGTAGAAATataaaaatagaaaagtaaatgggcCGCTCCACTTCTAGCCCATATAGCCTAGTAAGAGACAAAAACACGAAACACACGCAGTACACCACGCATGCACGAACGCACGCGACCCAGCCCAGGTCACAGTCACACACACCTGGTCGGCGGTGTCTCCGCCGCAAATCGGCACCGGCGACGAGGCCCTTCTCCCGGTTCCCTTGTGCCACCAGCCGACGCAGCCACCGTCTGCACGTGAGGTCAGCGGCGTCAACCATCTAGGTGCCGCTCATCTGCGCCACCAACCGACGACAGCGCTCATGGTGGACGTGCCCCGTCGCCTGGAGCTGCGGGTGACGAGCCACCATTAATTTGAGCCTGTGTACGAGAACGGCGCTGGTAGGACCTGAAACCTGAAGGTTCCAGATTGCAAAGCTTTGATTTCAGATATTATCTTTTATGATCGAATTCCTACATGTGTGTTTGAGATTTTATTTTCACGAATTCCTGCTTTAATTTCAGAGCTTACTGGCTTCAATGGGAGATCAGCCAATCTCATGGAAAGAGAGAAAAATCTACACTGGAATTGAACAGGTCTACATCCAATGGGAAATCAGTTTtttttttggtttgatttataggaGTGAATTTTTCTAATTGGCCGGATCTTCATTATAAGGTGACTTTTGTGATTGCACCACATGACATAAACTCCCAAATATGCGGTCCTCGCCGGTGCTCATGGTGCGTGCCCTAGTCGGCTGGAGCTGTGGGTGGTCGTGGAGGCCGCAACGACCGGCCACCGTTGGATGTCCCGAAGCCCGGAGGTTCGAGATTGGAAGCTTTAATTTCAGAGCCAATTCTTTATGAATTCCTGTTCTAATTTCAGAGTTTGCAAGCTTGATGAATCAGATGGCCTTATTTGCCTAAATGGGAAATCAGCCAATCTCATGAAGGAGAGGAAAGCTTACACTGGACAGGTCTACATCCAATTCTGATCTCCGTCCTTCGGTAACCATCAAGTTTCCTCTGCCATTATGGTTTGGTTTATAGGAATCTTGTAGGTGACTTTTGTGATTGTGCCACATGAACATAAAATTCCAACCTAACCTGCTTTTTGTCTATATCCAATTTATTGCCGTTTCTTGTAGTAACATCATTGGAATAGTTCAACGTTTGAAATTATGTTTATGTCACACCTTCAACTACATGGCACAGGACATTGCACTGGTCATTTTCACACTCTCTTTTTCTTTACTCATGATAGAGATATTTGTAATTTCTGAAAGTAATGTTTTCATTTAGCATACTCAATACGGAGGCAAGAATATGATAATCACCTCCACCTCGCTCAACCACGAGTTAGGAGATCTTTGTGTTTAAACCTTTATGTGATAGACAATGCATCTACGGAGATGTGTGTAAGATCCGCGTGAATTGCCTGTATTTACATAGACTCCCAGATAAGACATGAACACAAACTGCAACAACCTGCCCAAGAGATGGTACCTGTAGGTAAACAATAAGTGGTTTTGCAGAAAGAAGACACGGCTCATAAAAGAGTGGTTGCCGGCGTCCAATATTTTCCTCGTCTTAATGAATGAAAGCAGCGCTGCTGCATTTTGTCAAAAACAATTTAATTGGCCGACCACAGAGAGTGAGCATTATTGTCTATTTAACAACCTGCACACAAGGAGAGGAGTGCAGAATACAATAATTAAGGACCTACCATTCCAACCCCATCTCCACCTCCTTGCTCAACCATGAAGACATTGCAGCTTTTCATGGTCCATCTTCTCACGCATATCCTCCTTTTTCTCACATCCAGCTCCTCCCAACCCACCAACAACCAAAGTAGCAACTACAGCGCCGATCTCTCTGTGCTCCTAAAATTCAAATCCCTCATAACCAGTGACCCTACACGGGCACTGTCCTCTTGGTCTTGGGACCCTGTCATCAACGGCACGGGAACGGCACCATTGCCTGGTTACTGCGGGTGGACGGGCGTCGCCTGCAGCAACCGCCGGCACCCAGGCCATGTGATAGACAATTGAGCAACCTCTCTCTATCTAATAACTTTCTAGATGGCAACATTCCAGCAAGCCTTGGCACTCTCACAAAACTTATATCTCTGGATCTTTCCGCtaactccttgaggggggaaatcCCACAGGAGATACTCATGATTCCCTCTCTTACGGTACTTCTCAACCTCTCCAACAATGCTCTAAGTGGCTCCATTCCAACACAGATAGGAAAGTTGAACAGCCTTAGTGCAATCGACCTATCAACGAACAAGCTCTCGGGTGAAATCCCAGACAGTCTCAGCAGTTGCGTCCAACTGAATTTTCTAAATTTTCAAGGAAATCTTTTGCATGGGCAAGTACCGAAAGGTTTTTCTTCCTTGAGAGGCCTTGAAAAGTTGGATCTTTCTGATAATAACTTAGCAGGACCCATTCCTGAGTTCCTCCAGAGATTTGAGCTCCTAATATATCTAAACCTCTCTTTCAACAACCTATCTGGTCCCGTGCCAAATGCATGGATCTTTCACAATGCTACTGTATTGTTGCTCCCTGGCAATAGCATGCTATGCGGAGGCCCCCCATCCTTGCAACTCCCTTCATGCCCATATATAGGTTCTAACAAGGCTGCGCAGCATCGGCGTCGGCTCATACTCTTTTGCATGGTTGGAACTTTGATCTTCTTCATGTTCTCTCTAACTGGATGCTACTTAATGAACacaagaatcaaaccgaacaatgtTCTTGATCAAGGAGTTGGATTTCACCAAGAGATGCATGAGAGGATATCCTATGCTGAGATAGATGCAGCAACAGAGTCATTCTCACTGACAAATTTGATTGGTTCTGGAAGTTTCGGGAATGTGTACATTGGAACTCTAAATCTCGATGAGAGCTTATGTACTGTAGCAATAAAGGTTCTCAATCTTGGCAAACGAGGAGCTAATAGAAGCTTCTTGAGAGAGTGTGAGGCCCTAAGGAAGATTCGACACCGGAAGCTTGTCAAAGTGATCACTGTGTGTAGCAGTTTGGACCGTAATGGTGATGAGTTCAAGGCACTTGTCTTAGAGTTTATCAGCAACGGAAATTTAGATGAATGgctgcatccaaactccatgactAACAGCCGGAACTTTAGAAGGCTAAGTTTGATGGAAAGGCTATGCATTGCTCTTGATGTTGCAGAGGCATTAGAATATCTTCACCATCAAATTGAGCCATCCATAGTTCACTGTGATATCAAACCATGCAACATCCTTCTAGATGATGACTTTGTTGCACACATCACCGACTTTGGTCTAGCAAAGATAATGCATACCGATGAATGCATGCACAATGGTGGTGGAACTGAAAGCAGCTCACTTGTAATTAAAGGCACAATTGGATACGTCGCACCAGGTGAGCAACATTTTAAATTCATCTAGGAATGTTTATCTTTGTATTATTTGATTCGATATCAGTTTGGTAGAGTTCACTTGGCAAGCTAGATTGAATTGAGAGTGTATCTGTCAAATTTCTGTCTACCAATTACATGGCCGGTAACATCTATGTTTACATGTTTTTCAGAGTATGGCTCAGGATCTGAAACCTCCACGGATGGTGATGTATATAGCTACGGGGTGTTGCTATTGGAAATATTTACTGGAATGAGGCCAACTGACAATTTCATGGATGATGTGACAAGCCTGGTCGACTATGTCAGGATGACTTATCCTGATAAGCTACTGGATATATTGGATGACAGTGCAATCTACAGAGGAGACAGGCAGTGTATCATAGATATATTCTTATATCCTATGTTTAAGCTGGGCCTAGCTTGCTGTGAGGATTCCCCAAGGCACAGAATGCAGATGAACGACATAGTCAACGAATTGAACACCATAAAGAAAGCATGCGCGGCTCACATGGCTGTTCATGAATTCAGAGCAACCGCCTGATCCAGGTGAGCAATAAAGTGATCATCTTTATGGTCTGCTATTGCCAGTCGTTACCGATAGCCTGTGGCATTGTGGTACACGAAGCCTGTTTGTGGTGGTTTGGAAGTTAGCATTTCCATTTTTCATACATTATGTGTATCTTGTATCCCTGTATTTGTTTCTACAGTATGCAGTATTCATTTTCCATCCATTACGTTTACTTCTCCCTGAAGTTGTATCGTCTTTAGCCTGAAAGAACTACCACTTTTGATTCAGAGTGCTAAAACTCAGGAAAGCATTTGACGCAATCTGGTTGCTTCTCTGATTTATTAGACACCCAAAGTATATTATATGGTTCTTGTGATCTGCTGTCCTCTTGTTTAGGTTAGTCATATCTTGTTGCTTGCATTGATTACCTCATGAATATCGTGAATGCAATTTGTTCCCCTGTCTCACTTAGCTGGTTCTTGTCAATATTATGCAGCCTCTCAGTTACAAAATCATATTTCGACCGCCTGGCTTAAATTTTTATTTTAATGCTGTTCAAATTTATTATAAATTAATTGTTGGGAAAAATATGTCGGCCAAGCTCATTTTGAGTTATATGTTTCACACTTCAGAGGACCAAGGAAATATTTTCAAGCACATGTGGTAAGCTATCTACAAAATATGAAAATGATTTTCAGATCAGTAATCTGAAGAAAAAAACAGAGCACCTATCTCCACCGGAACCTTGAATGGCCTTTGGTCTGTTGTTTCTATTGCAGGCAGGAAGCATAGGAGTAAGACAGTCTAATCGACCGACTGATTATGCTCCCTAAGAGCTTATTGTAAGGCTGGGGAGCTCCCAGCAATATCTTTGGCAACTCTGGTCGAAAAGATGGAGCTGACGACGCTGATGCTTGCGGGCGCCGCTGGCCTTTGCGAAGGCGTTGTGATCCCGTATCCCTGTATTTGTTTCTAGAATATGCAGTATCCATTTTCCATCCATTATGTTCACTTCTCCCTGAAGCTGCATCCTCTTTAGCCTGAAAGGACTGCCACTTTGATTTAGACAACCAAAGTATAGTATATAGTTCTTGTGATCTGTTAGTCTCTTTTTTAAGCTAGTAATATCTTGTTGCATGGATTGGTTACTCGTGAATATCGTGAATGCACTTTGTACCCCAGTCTCACTTAGCTTGTTGTTCTTATCAGTATTCTGCGGCCTCTCAGTTACAGAATCATATTAGAACActcgttttatttatttttttattgtaATGATGTTCAAATTTATTATTCAGTTAACTGCTGGTCAAAATACGTTGGGCAAGCTCATTTGAGTTATAAGTTTTACACTTGAGAGGACTAAGGAAAGATTTTCAAGCACATATGGTAAGCTGTCTACAAAATATAAAAAATGAGTGTCAGGGTTTAGAGTTTCTCTATCTGAAAAAACATATGGTAGCCTTTCTTCCCTCTGCCTCTGCAATCTGACCCAACACAAATGAGCCCTAGTGCTACACTTTGAATGGCACTAGAGGTTGGGGCGCGCCGCCTGAGAGGTAGCTCTGTGGTGCCAGGTTGGGATGCGGTCTTTTACATTACATTTTATAATTTGTGTGGCACAGGTGCATGCAAATGATGAGGGCTATGCAGCAAACCACCATGCTATGTTCTCTCCCTGACGCAGCAGGTGGAGATCATATCCAAAGCAGGACGTCTCCTCCTACTCATCACGGCCATGCATGTTCCAGCTGCTAATAACGCAGCAGATGCCAATACTACTGTCGGCTCTTCTGTTTTGACTTCCTTGCCGCTCCTGCCGCTACGTTGGCTGTTCCCCCCGGCGGAGTCGCTTGCAATGCTGCTCACGCGTGGTGAGAGAAGACCTTCTGTTTTCTGTGCAACAATAGCAAGAGTCCCTTACCTTCCGGCCGGTTCGTCTTCGTCGCCGGCAAATTGTATCTCAGGCTTGAATTCGTCGGTGTCGACAGCCAGCTTTAAACCAACTCTGCTTTCTGCAAGTTATTACAGTATtcgagagagagaaaaaaatctGTTATTCTGCAATTGGATTCGAGAGAGAGGAAACAATCTTGATTTTATTCAGTCAAAGGCGACATTTGCGTAGTCACATAAACCATATTATTGTGTAGCTAGAACATAAGGGATGTTGGTGGCACTGCTTATTGACTGACGCTAAACTGTTGCTTACGAGTGACGACCAGCAGTACATTAAATATCTGAGAAAGAAGTCCACATTTCAACCCCAAACTAACCCCTCGGTTTAATTTACAACCCTGAACTCCGAAACAGGTTGAAATACACCTCGAATTAACCGCAAGGTCCAAAACTCAACCCTGGTCTTGGTTTTGTGTGAGTCGGGCGGTTTTGACCATGGTCAATGCTGACTGGGCAGCGCCACATCAGCAGTCAATGCTTCTGTCTCTCACTTGCCCGACCCTGACCACCCTCACGAGGCAGCAACCGCAGCCTTGCCCGCCACCCCTACCTCCGTCCGTTGTACGCACACATGCTCCAGAGCTGGAGCACGCACGCAAGAAAGCTTTTGGCTCGAAGCGTGCGACACACTGCTGGTCAGGAGCTTGCACACACTGAGACGCAGCACGGCTTCGCTCCTAGAACACGGCGGTAGCTAGCGAGTGAGCACAGCAGCATGCCAGAACACACAAACACACGTGGGCGCCGCGCGCACACCACGCCCTCGTCGAGCTCGCCTCCGTGCGCCTCGacggcacacacgcacacacgcatggcCACGACCTCCAGAGGGCAACCTGGACGCGGGAGAGCTCACCGCGAGCCGCGAGCAAGATGTTGGTAGCCTGGTAGGAGACGGGAAGCTCACCGCAAGCCGGGCGCCTCACAATGCTCGGTGCTCTGTGCAGCCGCATTGCTGCATCCAACTCTGACAAGCAATTGTTACCGGATACCAGTGCCTCCAACTACCATGTCGTGGTCACCTCGCCGCCGCGAACCAACCCGGCCACCCGATGAAAAAGGCGACCAGGGGAACGCCGATCTCGACCACAAGTCCACAACCGTACTGCCCCGTCGTCTTCGTCGACTCCGGCGAGACCTCATGGAAGGGATCTCTGCGCGTGGTAACGACCTCGATGAGCCGGCGGACAAGCCAATCTTCCGGTGCTGGTTGAAGGGCACCGTCGAGCTCGTACTGCATCCCGTGCTCGCCATTGACTTCGCCACCTAGCTGCTTCGCGCTCGCGATGCTGGGGTGGCTTTGCTACGTGGCCGGGGGAGGAACGTTGGGTGATGAACGCCTGGAAGTGATCGGGGGAGGGGCGCTTCGCGAGCTCGGGACGACAGCAGCAGCAAGACCGGCTCCAGTAGGCGTCGGCATCCGGTACCATGGTCGACGGAGAGAGAgaggtttttttcttttttttttcctgtGTGCTTAGTCAGCGGTCAATGTGGTCAAAACCACTTACTATGTCAAAATCGAGACCAGGGTTGATTTTTGCACCACATTGTTAGTTCGGGGTGTATGCCGACCGGTTTTGAAGTTCAGGGTTGAGTTTTAAACCGTGTGGTTAGTTCGGGGTTGAAATGTGGCCTTCTCTCAATATCTGAAACCAATGGTTATTTCCATGTACAGGATGCAGCTAGCTTCTCGTACTgcgccttggtatgctgattatgctaattacattgttgctaaatatataccgcctaatttcacatatcagcaaaagaaaaagtttttttatgatttaagacattacttctgggatgatccacacctttataaagaaggagtagatggtattattagacgttgtgtgcttgagcatgaacaggaacagatgctacgcaagtgtcactctgaatcctatgaaggacaccatgctggagatagaattgcacacaaggtactacaatctgttttttattggcctactcttttcaaagatgctcgtaagtttgtcttatcttgtgatgaatgtcaaagaataggtaacattagtagacgtcaagaaatgcctatgaattattctcttgttattgaaccgtttgatgtttggggttttcattatatgggacattttcctgcctccaatggttatacacatattttagttgctgttgattacgttactaagtgggtagaagctattccaactagtagtgctgatcataacacttctattaaaatgcttaaagaagttatttttccgaggtttggagtccctaaatatcttatgactgatggtggttcatactttattcatggtgctttccgtaagatgcttgctaagtatgatgtcaatcatagaatcgcatctctttatcacccgtagtctagtggtcaagtagagttgagcaatagagagctcaaattaattctgcaaaagactgtgaatagatctagaaagaattggtccaaaaaacatgatgatgcattatggtcctatagaactgcatataaaaatcctatgggtatgtctccatataagatggtttatggaaaagcatgtcatttacctcttgaacttgaacataaagcatattgggctattaaagagctcaattgtgacttcaaacttgccggtgagaaaaggttatttgatattagctcacttgatgaatggagaacccaagcatatgagaatgcaaagcttttcaaagaaaaagtcaaacgctggcatgataagaggatacaaaagcgtgagtttaacgtaggagattatgtgttattattcaactctcgtttaagactttttgcaggaaaatttctctcaaaatgggaaggtccctacgttatcgaggaggtctatcgttccggtgctataaaaatcaacaacttcgaaggcacaaatccgagggtggtaaacggtcaaagaattaaacattatatttcaggtaatcctatgaatgttgaaactaatatttttgaaaccataacccctgaggaatacataagggacactttccagaacgttccagactccaagaaggcataggtacgtggtacggtaagtaaactgactccaaaacaactctaatggcaatttttatcagttttggattatttaagaattttaggaagaaagaagtagtccgaaagggacacgaggctcccacgagagaggaggccgcacCCCCCTGTAGgtcgccccccctgtctcgtgggcacctcgtgtgcctcccggactccgttttcttgtatgttacgtattttggtcggtaaaaattcattatatatactcccgaaggttttgaccacagtatcacgcaaatatcttctgtttttgtttcgagttgttcctgttgcagaataaagcaagatgtcttctcgggagtcagttggggagagcgtGTCTCACCCaatgccaggtccaggagcaaatagcgacgcctatcactttggaccatcaacggaggatgagatggaggctgatttgaaaaggatagatgccatggaggaggatcaagaagttacctctcgtcttcgagcagaattcactatgggggaactacctagcctggctgtccctaCTTCTGTCActccttccaactctagatttctttcttatgaaaatatgaaaaagagtttcacttgttctccagaagctatgcagcatccttgggtaaaaggagccttgtccattacgggcaagctccgtaaagaaaatatggacctcaaacaacaagtcaataagctcgaggaggagaatcgtatcctaaaGGGCAtagtcgccaagaagatcataacaccaaccgtgaagaaggagaaataatcacatgggtatgggcactccccttggcaactgccaagcttgggggaggtgccccggtatcgtatcaccatcacactcctatttttaccgctttatttagttcgatccttttagtagtatcttgatctattagttcgatgttttgatatcaagtagttttgagttttgcattgtgatctctttatgtaatcgagtccgtgtgctatctataataaagattagtgttgagtcaagggctttgctatgttgctatgatcttgagaaagtagaaagaacaaaagagttcatattgatcttatggatagtgataacttcacacatagaaagtatgaggcataaaaattgttgagagttgatgaacgtagccttggtcatcgttgcaattaataggaagtgataaggaaagaggggttcacataaatatattatcttggacatcttttatgattgtgaagcactcattaagtatgacatgctaaaagagttgacgctggacaaggaagacaacataatgatttatgttttcagacatctcagttaaagtatattgtcattgaccttccaaacatgttgagcttgcctttccccctcatgctagccaaattccttgcaccaagtagagatactacttgtgcttccaaatatccttaaacccagttttgccataagagtccaccatacctacctatggattgagtaagatccttcaagtaagttgtcatcggtgcaagcaataaaaattgctctctaaatatgtatgacttattagtgcagagaaaataaactttgtacgaacttgttgtggaagtaataaaagcgacagactgcataataaaggcccacatgcaaggggcaatataaagtgacgttctgttGCACTAAGaccttatgcatcaaccctaaacgcgcatgacaacctctgcttccctctgcgaagggcctatcttttactttatgttttactttatgcttgagtcaaggtgatcctcacctttccctttttcattttatcctttggcaagctcctcgtgtttgaaagatcatgatgcatatatccaatttgatgtaagttggcatagactattattgttgacatcacctaaaggtgaatatgttgggaggcaacacaataagcccctatctttctcagtgtccggctaaaactctataatcacaagtattgcgtgagtgttaacaattataggggactacgagatagttgagtatgttagcttgctgaaaagctctactattgactctttctgatgttacgataaattgcaattgcttcaatgcctgagattatagtttgctagttcccaatgaagttttt is drawn from Triticum dicoccoides isolate Atlit2015 ecotype Zavitan chromosome 4A, WEW_v2.0, whole genome shotgun sequence and contains these coding sequences:
- the LOC119288315 gene encoding probable LRR receptor-like serine/threonine-protein kinase At3g47570; its protein translation is MIPSLTVLLNLSNNALSGSIPTQIGKLNSLSAIDLSTNKLSGEIPDSLSSCVQLNFLNFQGNLLHGQVPKGFSSLRGLEKLDLSDNNLAGPIPEFLQRFELLIYLNLSFNNLSGPVPNAWIFHNATVLLLPGNSMLCGGPPSLQLPSCPYIGSNKAAQHRRRLILFCMVGTLIFFMFSLTGCYLMNTRIKPNNVLDQGVGFHQEMHERISYAEIDAATESFSLTNLIGSGSFGNVYIGTLNLDESLCTVAIKVLNLGKRGANRSFLRECEALRKIRHRKLVKVITVCSSLDRNGDEFKALVLEFISNGNLDEWLHPNSMTNSRNFRRLSLMERLCIALDVAEALEYLHHQIEPSIVHCDIKPCNILLDDDFVAHITDFGLAKIMHTDECMHNGGGTESSSLVIKGTIGYVAPEYGSGSETSTDGDVYSYGVLLLEIFTGMRPTDNFMDDVTSLVDYVRMTYPDKLLDILDDSAIYRGDRQCIIDIFLYPMFKLGLACCEDSPRHRMQMNDIVNELNTIKKACAAHMAVHEFRATA